Genomic window (Candidatus Binatia bacterium):
CATCCGCCTGTAGACGGCGGTGTTGTATTGCCAGCGCGCCCCGAGATAGGTGGTGACCGGAGCACCGAGATCGAGCACTCCCTGGCCTTCCGCCACGCCGGTCAGGAACGACACGACGCTCTTCTGTACCGAGGCGACGTCCTCGACCGCCTGCCGCGTGGTCGTCCGCCCGGTCACGAACAGGGCATAGAGGGAGCTAGGCTCGGCGACATCCCAATAGCGCTCGGCCACGATCCGGCCGTCGTGGAGGATGACGACGCCGCTGGAGCGGCGGGCGCCGGCGAACTCCAACGCCGACTCGATCACGGCCTCGTCGAGCCCCGCCTCTGCCGGGGTCGTGCGCGCCCACTCACCGCCTGCCGGGTCGCTCGGGACGTAGGACATCGTCGCCGGCGGCTCGGCCGCGGGTTCGGCGCCACACGAGACGAGCAGCGCGCACAGACCAGCCATACACCACCAGCGCACGTCGCATCGCACCAAGGCCACACGGTCCTCCGTTATCTATTCAGCCGAGCCGAGCACACCAGACCGTCAGCAGGGCACGGCAGCGTGCCTCCTGTCATGGAGTCTCCTGCGGCAAGGCGAAATGGTGCTTCACGTCGGCTATCCGCGCTCATGCTGCCTAGGCCCAGGGACGATGATCTCTTGGAAGTTCCACCAGCCACGGACCGAGAAGACGGTCGCGACCCCGCCCGGTGAGCGTACAACGAGATCCTCTGACAGCACCTCGCTCGAATAGGTCCACCCGGTCGGAACGGACATTCCGGCGAGACCGTTCACGACGTAGGGATCGAACATCGCCGTACGCTCCTCGCTCATCGACCACATTACGTACTCGACGCCATCCGGTCTTGTGACCTTGTGAAGCACGTGGCCCGTGCGGAAGGTCATCGTCGTGTCGCGCGCCACCCGGCCGAGGCCCATGATTCCCTGGTCGCCCGCGCCGAGGACCGCCCCGGAGAGAACCCGCGCGATCAAGAAGTGGTCATCGCCCTCGATTTCGGGAACGAGGTCGAGGCTCGCCGGAGTCCCCGGCGGCGGCGGGGGCGCGACGTTCGTGGCCTCGGGAAAGAAGAGGCGCCGGTTTCCCTCGGACACGTTCTTGTCCCAGTTGTCCCCTGGCAGCGGGACGGCCAGAACCTGCTCGAAGGTGCATTCCTCGCATTTGTAAACGTTGCGCGCAGCTGGGTTCTCGCCCGTAAACTCCCACAGTTCGGAGTTGTCCCTCTGCTCGGGTGGCGGCTCGGTTTGTCCTTCGCTTCCGCCGGAGTCCCCGCACGCGCTGAGCGATAGGACCAGAGCGGCGCCGAGGACCGAGAGGAAGCACGACCGGATTCGCGGCGTCATGAAGTCTCCTTAGGTAAGCCACGTTCTGTTCGGTGAGCACTGTGAGAGTTGTACTCTCACAATATTGAGACTATGACTTTCATTCGGAGATCGAGTTGTCAACGCCGCATCGCATAGAAAAACCCGGCAGGCCCACCAAGCGCCCCTCAGTGAGCGAGCGCCGAAAGCTCGCGATCGACACCCACATGAACTTGGTCATGGAAGGACACCTCCCCCCGACCATCGAACAGGTGGCGAGCCGTTCCGGTATCTCGGTGCCAACGTTGTTTCGCTACTTCCGGAATCTCGACGAGCTCCTGAAGGACTCGGCCATGCGGTCCTACGAGCGGCATCGTCATCTGTTTCAGGTGCCCGAGATCGGCGTGGGATCACGTGACGAGCGCATCCGGCGGTTTGCGGGGCTCCGTGTCGACCTGTGGGAGAAGACCCATTTCTTGGCCCGACTCCTGCGCGCCGGCGCGCTCCAGAAACCCGAAGCAGCCCAGATACTGGCCTTCAGCCGAAAGCTGATGGCCGACCAGATCCGCGCGCACTTCGATACCGAACTGCGCGCCCTCTCACCCGCCCATCGGGGGGATGCGGTCGTCACCGTCGCCACCATCACATCGGTCGAGTCATGG
Coding sequences:
- a CDS encoding serine hydrolase; translation: MALVRCDVRWWCMAGLCALLVSCGAEPAAEPPATMSYVPSDPAGGEWARTTPAEAGLDEAVIESALEFAGARRSSGVVILHDGRIVAERYWDVAEPSSLYALFVTGRTTTRQAVEDVASVQKSVVSFLTGVAEGQGVLDLGAPVTTYLGARWQYNTAVYRRMLRVLEAASGLAVDDYTRLWLTDPIGMTDSGWTPRSASPQVPGTSPGSGF
- a CDS encoding TetR/AcrR family transcriptional regulator — its product is MSERRKLAIDTHMNLVMEGHLPPTIEQVASRSGISVPTLFRYFRNLDELLKDSAMRSYERHRHLFQVPEIGVGSRDERIRRFAGLRVDLWEKTHFLARLLRAGALQKPEAAQILAFSRKLMADQIRAHFDTELRALSPAHRGDAVVTVATITSVESWEQFRLAHGRTPVQTRRAWSRAIDRALGDR